DNA from Phragmitibacter flavus:
GGCGTTTAGGATGTCGTTTTTGTTTTTTTGTTTTTCGTCTACCATAAGGCCCCAACCATGGAGTGCGGCTGATGGCACTGAAAGGCGGGCAAATGAAAACTCGCTCAACTCAGAAAACGGGGGCGGCATATAGCCACGGGGTTGGCTGCCTGCACCTGCCTATTTGTCAAGCTGGACAATCGCCAACTGGTCAAACTGCTTTTAGGTAGGAGACGCGCTGATCTGCGTTGCTGAGTGGCTTGCTAATGATTGCGCGGCGGGTTTGCAAATCAGGAACAATGGCGAAAAACTCCACTCCCTCAGCTTGGGTATGCGTGTTGAGATAGTGTTGTTTGACGATGCTTTCCGAGTTCCCCGCCTGCAATGCGGCATCACCTATGCTTCGATTTTTGGCGACGTGGTAGGAAATGAATGAATGGCGTGGTTCATCATGGGTGATGGCAAAATGCTTCCTTACAAGCTTGCCAACGCGGCCTTGATTCGGCGGCATCACATCGCCAGTGAAAACTTTGAGCCATTCTACAAGGCTTGGAGAAATAGTGACTTGACGTTGATCCCCAGTTTTTGAAACGCTAGCCGGGATGGTGATCACTCCAGTCTTGAGGTTAATAAGCTCCCCTTCGCGGCCAGCCATCCGCTCAAGTTCGGCGGGGCGGATTCCGGCGAAATAGAGTAATGCATAGTGACGAACCATGCGCCCCCCTTTCCATCGCATGAGGGCTGAAAAGATGCGGACAACCCTCGTCGGCGCGGTTGTCGCAGGTATGGGTTCACGTTGTTCTGCAACTTGCTTGGCGGTGAAAACTCTAACCTTTTCGACGGGGTTCGTGAAAGTATAGGGTCGATTGCTTGCAAGATCAGGCTCCCTCGCCCATGCAAAAAAGTGATTCAGGTCGTTGCGGTAATTGTTCCAGGTCTTGCGGGTGGCAGGACCAGCGCCATTTTTGGCTTGGAGCGACTTCAGGAACGCCTGAATTTTCGCCGGGCTAATCGAATGAACTTTGTCGTTGTCGACGGCGTTGGTGAATTGATTGAGGACACTACGCTTTTGAAACAGCGTGCGGGGGCGGATGCCTGACCGCTCGCAATCATCAAGGTAGAAGCCTACAGCATCACGCAACGAAATGGTGTGTTCTGGTGGGCGGTGGTTTTCGAGGAAATAGGAGATAGCCTGTTCAAGGGTGTAGGTGCCAGCGAGGCGTTCGAATGCATTCGCGGCTTGTCGGTGCTGTTCTTCTGTGAGTGGCGAAAGAACCAGCATCTGAGCAGTCCCCTTGTTCTCCATCTCTACCCGTTTGGAAGCTGCAAAAGTTTCGGCATCACGGCGTTTTTTGAACTGTCGACGCTTCCACTTGCCATCCTGTCTCCAGCCCTGAACGCGGTAGGTGAGGTATGAG
Protein-coding regions in this window:
- a CDS encoding tyrosine-type recombinase/integrase encodes the protein MGRHKQRTRTTAPKTSSNGITIQEIQRFSGDGSSYLTYRVQGWRQDGKWKRRQFKKRRDAETFAASKRVEMENKGTAQMLVLSPLTEEQHRQAANAFERLAGTYTLEQAISYFLENHRPPEHTISLRDAVGFYLDDCERSGIRPRTLFQKRSVLNQFTNAVDNDKVHSISPAKIQAFLKSLQAKNGAGPATRKTWNNYRNDLNHFFAWAREPDLASNRPYTFTNPVEKVRVFTAKQVAEQREPIPATTAPTRVVRIFSALMRWKGGRMVRHYALLYFAGIRPAELERMAGREGELINLKTGVITIPASVSKTGDQRQVTISPSLVEWLKVFTGDVMPPNQGRVGKLVRKHFAITHDEPRHSFISYHVAKNRSIGDAALQAGNSESIVKQHYLNTHTQAEGVEFFAIVPDLQTRRAIISKPLSNADQRVSYLKAV